A window of Kribbella sp. NBC_00382 genomic DNA:
AGACCGACATAGCCACCCGCATGCAGCAGGAAGGTGCTCTCGGCGAACTCTCCGAGGGTAAGCAGGGCGAAGGTGACCAGCGCGGTGCCGAAGACGGCCAGGAGCACAGTGTTGGTCTTGGCCGCGGCCAGCGTCATGTACGCCGTGAAGATCGTCCACATCAGCAGGAAGATGCCGGTGGCAACATGCGCGCTCTCCGGCGGCAGTCCGCCGGCGACGTATTTCGCGTAGTAGAAGTAGGAGATCCAGAACGCGCCGTACGACGTGAAGGCCACCGCGCCGAACGTGTTGTCGTTGCGGAACTCCCACATCCCGGCCAGGATCTGCACGATTCCGCCGTAGAGAAGGGCGAGCGGCAGGACGACCGCCGTCAGCTCAGCTGAGCCGAGGCCGGAATTGAAGATGCTCAGCACGAAGGTGGCGCCGGCGAACGCGGCCAGACCGAGCGGTGCGGGGTCGGCGATCGGGACGCCCGGGTCGGCCGGCGGGAGCAACCGTTCGGCACCACGTCCGTCCACGATGCCATCGGCCAGCACATGCGTCGGTGGCGGGACCGGTGGGTCCAGGGTGGTTGTCATCGCACTCTCCTTGCTGTGGTGGTGCAGGTCCCGGCGTCGGCCGGGTCGGTGTACGTGGTGATGCCGCAGTCGGACGCCGCGTCGTCAGGAGATGGCGCTGACACCGGTGATGTCGCGCCCTACGATCAGCGTCTGGATGTGCTCGGTGCCCTCGTAGGTGTAGATCGACTCGATGTCGGTCATGTGCCGGATGACGTGGTAATCGAGCAGGATGCCGTTTCCTCCGAGCAGGTCCCGCGCCTCGGCGATCACCTGCCGGGCCTTCAGCGTGTTGTTCATCTTCGCCAGGGCGGCGATCGTGTCGGTGAGCTTTCCCTGCTCCTCGAGGCGACTCACGCGCAGGCAGTACAGCTGCATGGCCGTGACCTCGGCGAGCATCTTGACCAGTTGGTCCTGCACCATCTGGAAGCTGACCAGCGGCTTGCCGAACTGGCGGCGGCGCCGGGTGTAGCTCAACGCGGCCTCGTACGCCGCCACCGCGTGTCCCAGGGCGCCCCAGGCGACGGCGATCCGGGTCGAGGCCAGCACGCGCGCGGCGTCCTTGAAGCTGAGTGCTCCGGGGAGCACGTTCGCGTCCGGGACGAAGACGTCGGTGAGGGTGATGTCGGCCTGCCAGACGGCCCGGACCGAGCCCTTGCCCTCGATCAGGCTGGCGACGTACCCGGGTGCGTCCTTCTCGACGAGGAAGCCTTTGACCTTGCCATCGAGGGTGTCGCGGGCCCAGACGACGATGACGTCGGCGATGGTGCCGTTGCCGATCCAGCGCTTCTCGCCGTTCAGCCGATAGCCCTCGCCGTCCCGCGTGGCCGCCGTCTCCAGGGCGACGGCATCCGAGCCGTGCTCCGGCTCGGTCAGCGCGAAGGCGCCCAGTTTGTCCAAGGTCGCCATCTCCGGCAGCCAGCGTTGCTTCTGCTCCTCGGAGCCGAGCATCCAGATCGACCGCATGGCCAGCCCTGCCTGGACGGCCTGGAAGGTTCCGAGGCTGCCGTCGCCGCGGTTGAGCTCCATGTTGATCAGCCCCGCCGCGACCGAACTCATCGGCGGGCAGCCATAGCCCACGATCCCGTCGCCGACGATGCCGAGCGCCCCCATCTTCTTCACCAGCGCCCACGGAAACTCGGCCCGTTCCCAGTAGCCGTTGATGACCGGGAGCACCTCGGTGTCCACGAACTCTCTGGTGCGATCCAGGTACTCCTGCTCGGCGCCGGTCAGTTCGTCGCGCAACCCGAAGTAGTCGGTGCCCAGCGACTTGCCGATGTCGGTGGTGGTCAAGGTGGTCTCGTCGTAGGTCTGGTCAGCCAGCATGGTGTTCCTCATCCCTGGATCC
This region includes:
- a CDS encoding acetate uptake transporter, whose product is MTTTLDPPVPPPTHVLADGIVDGRGAERLLPPADPGVPIADPAPLGLAAFAGATFVLSIFNSGLGSAELTAVVLPLALLYGGIVQILAGMWEFRNDNTFGAVAFTSYGAFWISYFYYAKYVAGGLPPESAHVATGIFLLMWTIFTAYMTLAAAKTNTVLLAVFGTALVTFALLTLGEFAESTFLLHAGGYVGLLVAALAWYGSAAGVVNPTWGRTLLPVFPFRRSA
- a CDS encoding acyl-CoA dehydrogenase family protein; translation: MRNTMLADQTYDETTLTTTDIGKSLGTDYFGLRDELTGAEQEYLDRTREFVDTEVLPVINGYWERAEFPWALVKKMGALGIVGDGIVGYGCPPMSSVAAGLINMELNRGDGSLGTFQAVQAGLAMRSIWMLGSEEQKQRWLPEMATLDKLGAFALTEPEHGSDAVALETAATRDGEGYRLNGEKRWIGNGTIADVIVVWARDTLDGKVKGFLVEKDAPGYVASLIEGKGSVRAVWQADITLTDVFVPDANVLPGALSFKDAARVLASTRIAVAWGALGHAVAAYEAALSYTRRRRQFGKPLVSFQMVQDQLVKMLAEVTAMQLYCLRVSRLEEQGKLTDTIAALAKMNNTLKARQVIAEARDLLGGNGILLDYHVIRHMTDIESIYTYEGTEHIQTLIVGRDITGVSAIS